In Pyrus communis chromosome 1, drPyrComm1.1, whole genome shotgun sequence, the following are encoded in one genomic region:
- the LOC137737506 gene encoding two-component response regulator ARR12-like isoform X1, with protein sequence MTVEDRFPVGMRVLAVDDNSTCLRLLEELLVKCQYQVTTTNQAVKALQMLRENRNNFDLVISDVNMPDMDGFKLLELLGLEMDLPVIMLSGYSDKDLVMKGISHGACDYLLKPVRIEELKNIWQHVVRRKKFYPEDQNKSSSQDKGCLDAGEGGCAVSPSGSSDRSGRFSRKRKEQNEDEEEEDEEEEHENEELSYQKKPRVVWSRELHQKFVAAVDQLGYDKAVPKKILDLMNVEGLTRENVASHLQKFRQYLKKLRNPAFGVRDSSYTRMAALDGFGDAQSLVGSQRFSNAGLSPYIPSMMLGRLNSTAGLSIRGTTSGLVQPGHSQNLSNYFNIPTKLQPVLPANQSPNVYQTFPASLEFKQSQQSKYITHIGESSPSNDSTSYAIPSSFPGARASASSIFSDSNASSNPLILHGTPQQTHSTGAVGNQSSLGVASLNPESFDIGTSSKFLDYNRCSDSWQVAVQLSDFPMNSLPMSEPGHHGELHANNLGFASSGPQVATVPSDFSSSVLSAPAVELRGSILNQVGLIGDVVPTMTCSPRQMWEEHKHDFNHNFNLSFNADNSMVSANVLLGPVSPSLDQNDAVCSEKMTSSLFDILDGVTSPVMQPSEFQKSAMETTMNPTEVYSWQQTKSPDDVAQNTYGPWNDVMTAILKQGQNENVLSMDGDFGFDACSPGSQQFIPL encoded by the exons ATGACAGTGGAGGACCGTTTTCCGGTGGGCATGCGAGTGTTGGCCGTCGACGACAACTCGACTTGTCTCAGACTTTTGGAGGAGCTGCTTGTCAAATGCCAGTATCAAG TTACTACGACGAATCAGGCAGTCAAGGCGCTGCAAATGTTGAGGGAAAACAGAAATAATTTTGACTTGGTGATCAGTGATGTTAATATGCCAGACATGGATGGCTTTAAGCTGCTTGAACTATTGGGGCTCGAAATGGACCTGCCTGTAATCA TGTTGTCGGGATATAGTGATAAAGATCTTGTGATGAAGGGAATCTCCCACGGTGCTTGTGACTATTTGTTGAAACCTGTTCGAATTGAAGAGCTCAAGAACATCTGGCAACATGTAGTCCGGAGAAAGAAGTTTTACCCTGAGGACCAAAATAAGTCTTCCAGTCAAGACAAAGGTTGCCTTGACGCTGGAGAAGGTGGATGTGCGGTTTCACCATCCGGTAGTTCAGATCGGAGTGGCAGATTCAGCAGGAAAAGAAAGGAGCAAAATGAagacgaggaagaagaagatgaagaggaggaacacGAGAACGAGGAATTGTCATACCAAAAGAAGCCTCGGGTAGTTTGGTCCAGGGAGCTGCACCAAAAGTTTGTTGCAGCTGTAGATCAGTTGGGATATGATA AGGCTGTTCCGAAGAAAATTCTTGACCTAATGAATGTTGAAGGACTCACAAGGGAAAATGTGGCCAGCCATCTACAG AAGTTTAGGCAATACCTCAAAAAACTCCGCAATCCTGCTTTTGGGGTGAGAGATTCTTCCTACACGCGCATGGCTGCACTAGATGGATTTGGAGATGCACAGTCCTTAGTTGGATCACAAAGGTTCTCAAATGCCGGTTTGTCACCATACATACCCAGTATGATGCTTGGTAGATTAAACTCCACTGCTGGTTTGAGCATACGAGGAACTACTTCCGGACTGGTCCAACCTGGTCACTCCCAGAACTTAAGCAACTATTTTAATATTCCCACGAAGCTCCAGCCAGTTCTGCCTGCAAACCAAAGTCCAAATGTGTATCAAACATTTCCAGCATCGTTAGAGTTCAAACAATCGCAACAGAGCAAGTATATCACTCACATTGGCGAGTCCTCTCCCAGTAATGATTCAACAAGTTATGCCATTCCTTCTAGCTTTCCAGGCGCAAGAGCGTCTGCAAGCTCAATCTTTTCTGATTCCAATGCTTCAAGCAATCCTTTGATACTACACGGGACCCCACAACAAACACATAGCACGGGAGCTGTTGGAAATCAGTCTTCTCTTGGAGTGGCATCATTGAATCCAGAATCATTTGACATTGGCACCTCCTCGAAGTTTCTAGATTACAATCGATGTAGTGATAGCTGGCAGGTTGCAGTTCAGTTATCTGATTTTCCGATGAATTCATTGCCAATGAGCGAGCCTGGCCATCATGGTGAGCTACATGCTAATAACTTGGGTTTCGCTTCTAGTGGGCCTCAAGTCGCAACTGTTCCAAGTGATTTTTCATCTAGTGTACTTTCAGCCCCTGCTGTGGAACTAAGAGGAAGTATACTGAATCAGGTAGGCTTGATTGGAGATGTTGTGCCGACCATGACTTGCTCGCCAAGGCAAATGTGGGAAGAACATAAGCACGATTTCAACCACAATTTCAATCTATCTTTCAATGCCGATAATTCCATGGTTTCTGCCAATGTTCTTCTCGGACCTGTAAGCCCGAGTTTGGACCAAAACGATGCAGTCTGCAGTGAAAAAATGACTTCATCTTTATTTGACATATTAGATGGTGTCACTTCACCTGTCATGCAGCCCAGTGAGTTCCAGAAATCCGCCATGGAAACAACGATGAATCCCACTGAGGTCTACTCCTGGCAGCAAACAAAGTCACCGGATGATGTCGCTCAAAATACTTACGGACCTTGGAATGATGTTATGACTGCAATTCTGAAACAG GGACAGAATGAGAATGTGTTGTCGATGGATGGAGATTTTGGATTCGATGCTTGCTCTCCCGGATCACAGCAGTTTATTCCTCTATGA
- the LOC137737506 gene encoding two-component response regulator ARR12-like isoform X2: MEDRFPVGMRVLAVDDNSTCLRLLEELLVKCQYQVTTTNQAVKALQMLRENRNNFDLVISDVNMPDMDGFKLLELLGLEMDLPVIMLSGYSDKDLVMKGISHGACDYLLKPVRIEELKNIWQHVVRRKKFYPEDQNKSSSQDKGCLDAGEGGCAVSPSGSSDRSGRFSRKRKEQNEDEEEEDEEEEHENEELSYQKKPRVVWSRELHQKFVAAVDQLGYDKAVPKKILDLMNVEGLTRENVASHLQKFRQYLKKLRNPAFGVRDSSYTRMAALDGFGDAQSLVGSQRFSNAGLSPYIPSMMLGRLNSTAGLSIRGTTSGLVQPGHSQNLSNYFNIPTKLQPVLPANQSPNVYQTFPASLEFKQSQQSKYITHIGESSPSNDSTSYAIPSSFPGARASASSIFSDSNASSNPLILHGTPQQTHSTGAVGNQSSLGVASLNPESFDIGTSSKFLDYNRCSDSWQVAVQLSDFPMNSLPMSEPGHHGELHANNLGFASSGPQVATVPSDFSSSVLSAPAVELRGSILNQVGLIGDVVPTMTCSPRQMWEEHKHDFNHNFNLSFNADNSMVSANVLLGPVSPSLDQNDAVCSEKMTSSLFDILDGVTSPVMQPSEFQKSAMETTMNPTEVYSWQQTKSPDDVAQNTYGPWNDVMTAILKQGQNENVLSMDGDFGFDACSPGSQQFIPL, translated from the exons A TGGAGGACCGTTTTCCGGTGGGCATGCGAGTGTTGGCCGTCGACGACAACTCGACTTGTCTCAGACTTTTGGAGGAGCTGCTTGTCAAATGCCAGTATCAAG TTACTACGACGAATCAGGCAGTCAAGGCGCTGCAAATGTTGAGGGAAAACAGAAATAATTTTGACTTGGTGATCAGTGATGTTAATATGCCAGACATGGATGGCTTTAAGCTGCTTGAACTATTGGGGCTCGAAATGGACCTGCCTGTAATCA TGTTGTCGGGATATAGTGATAAAGATCTTGTGATGAAGGGAATCTCCCACGGTGCTTGTGACTATTTGTTGAAACCTGTTCGAATTGAAGAGCTCAAGAACATCTGGCAACATGTAGTCCGGAGAAAGAAGTTTTACCCTGAGGACCAAAATAAGTCTTCCAGTCAAGACAAAGGTTGCCTTGACGCTGGAGAAGGTGGATGTGCGGTTTCACCATCCGGTAGTTCAGATCGGAGTGGCAGATTCAGCAGGAAAAGAAAGGAGCAAAATGAagacgaggaagaagaagatgaagaggaggaacacGAGAACGAGGAATTGTCATACCAAAAGAAGCCTCGGGTAGTTTGGTCCAGGGAGCTGCACCAAAAGTTTGTTGCAGCTGTAGATCAGTTGGGATATGATA AGGCTGTTCCGAAGAAAATTCTTGACCTAATGAATGTTGAAGGACTCACAAGGGAAAATGTGGCCAGCCATCTACAG AAGTTTAGGCAATACCTCAAAAAACTCCGCAATCCTGCTTTTGGGGTGAGAGATTCTTCCTACACGCGCATGGCTGCACTAGATGGATTTGGAGATGCACAGTCCTTAGTTGGATCACAAAGGTTCTCAAATGCCGGTTTGTCACCATACATACCCAGTATGATGCTTGGTAGATTAAACTCCACTGCTGGTTTGAGCATACGAGGAACTACTTCCGGACTGGTCCAACCTGGTCACTCCCAGAACTTAAGCAACTATTTTAATATTCCCACGAAGCTCCAGCCAGTTCTGCCTGCAAACCAAAGTCCAAATGTGTATCAAACATTTCCAGCATCGTTAGAGTTCAAACAATCGCAACAGAGCAAGTATATCACTCACATTGGCGAGTCCTCTCCCAGTAATGATTCAACAAGTTATGCCATTCCTTCTAGCTTTCCAGGCGCAAGAGCGTCTGCAAGCTCAATCTTTTCTGATTCCAATGCTTCAAGCAATCCTTTGATACTACACGGGACCCCACAACAAACACATAGCACGGGAGCTGTTGGAAATCAGTCTTCTCTTGGAGTGGCATCATTGAATCCAGAATCATTTGACATTGGCACCTCCTCGAAGTTTCTAGATTACAATCGATGTAGTGATAGCTGGCAGGTTGCAGTTCAGTTATCTGATTTTCCGATGAATTCATTGCCAATGAGCGAGCCTGGCCATCATGGTGAGCTACATGCTAATAACTTGGGTTTCGCTTCTAGTGGGCCTCAAGTCGCAACTGTTCCAAGTGATTTTTCATCTAGTGTACTTTCAGCCCCTGCTGTGGAACTAAGAGGAAGTATACTGAATCAGGTAGGCTTGATTGGAGATGTTGTGCCGACCATGACTTGCTCGCCAAGGCAAATGTGGGAAGAACATAAGCACGATTTCAACCACAATTTCAATCTATCTTTCAATGCCGATAATTCCATGGTTTCTGCCAATGTTCTTCTCGGACCTGTAAGCCCGAGTTTGGACCAAAACGATGCAGTCTGCAGTGAAAAAATGACTTCATCTTTATTTGACATATTAGATGGTGTCACTTCACCTGTCATGCAGCCCAGTGAGTTCCAGAAATCCGCCATGGAAACAACGATGAATCCCACTGAGGTCTACTCCTGGCAGCAAACAAAGTCACCGGATGATGTCGCTCAAAATACTTACGGACCTTGGAATGATGTTATGACTGCAATTCTGAAACAG GGACAGAATGAGAATGTGTTGTCGATGGATGGAGATTTTGGATTCGATGCTTGCTCTCCCGGATCACAGCAGTTTATTCCTCTATGA
- the LOC137749348 gene encoding uncharacterized protein, which produces MGNVTAGVAAKFAFFPPDPPTYDVYKDEGGKLVFSSVTADKNMEVHLLDTKGGNKIVATFWRHPLARFTLLYSHGNAADLGQMHELFIELRSHLRVNIMSYDYSGYGASTGKPSEFNTYYDIEAVYNCLKNEYEIRQEDLIVYGQSVGSGPTLHLASRLKKLRAVVLHSAILSGIRVLYPVKLTFWFDIFKNIDKIRHVSSPVLVIHGTEDEIVDLSHGKRLWELSKEKYDPLWVKGGGHCNLETYPEYIKHLRKFINAMEKLSLTKPQQAKKQLTSDGSITEVKHNKCLRFGKR; this is translated from the exons ATGGGCAACGTTACGGCGGGTGTGGCGGCCAAGTTTGCGTTTTTCCCACCGGACCCGCCGACGTACGACGTGTACAAGGACGAGGGAGGGAAGCTGGTGTTTTCCAGCGTGACGGCGGACAAGAACATGGAGGTGCATTTGCTGGACACGAAGGGCGGGAACAAGATCGTGGCGACGTTTTGGCGGCACCCTTTAGCGCGGTTCACGCTGCTCTACTCGCATGGGAATGCGGCTGACTTGGGGCAGATGCACGAGCTCTTCATTGAGCTCAGGTCTCACCTGCGTGTCAATATTATGAG CTATGACTATTCGGGCTATGGAGCATCCACTGGTAAG CCATCTGAGTTCAACACATATTATGACATAGAAGCCGTGTACAATTGTTTAAAGAATGAGTATGAAATAAGACAGGAGGATTTGATAGTGTACGGCCAATCTGTTGGAAGTGGACCAACGCTGCACTTGGCTTCTCGCTTAAAAAAACTGAGAGCCGTTGTTCTTCACAGTGCCATCCTTTCAGGCATACGAGTCTTGTATCCTGTCAAGTTGACGTTTTGGTTCGACATTTTCAAA AATATAGACAAAATACGGCATGTCAGCTCACCGGTTTTAGTCATTCAT GGAACAGAGGATGAAATTGTTGACTTGTCCCACGGAAAGCGTTTGTGGGAGCTATCCAAAGAAAAGTATGATCCATTATGGGTGAAGGGCGGAGGCCACTGCAACCTTGAAACATATCCCGAGTACATTAAGCACTTACGCAAGTTCATAAACGCAATGGAGAAACTCTCACTCACAAAACCACAACAGGCGAAGAAACAACTCACTTCTGATGGAAGCATCACAGAAGTAAAACACAACAAGTGCTTGAGATTTGGAAAGAGGTAG